In Neodiprion virginianus isolate iyNeoVirg1 chromosome 6, iyNeoVirg1.1, whole genome shotgun sequence, the genomic window aagtttattaatttttatattattttcgtattacCAGGGAACATTTaagcgaaatgaaaaatgaaacctGCATACTCGGCACTCCCAGTAGCCAAATATAGCAATACTAGGtattatattacaaatattacaatataaatattatggGTAAATGAATAGTCAAAAGCAGACATTATATGAACGTTTAGCGGCCAATTGCTGTAGCTCTCTACAAACTGGTTTCAAAGTCATAATCCAATTGCCTTTATTGCTAAGCAGcctgtaatattttattacattccTCAACATTGACAAgacatacatatacctactATATTTATTAAATCGTAAACTTTGTACCATTCTTGTAAATTGTAATGAAAAGTTGCAGCAAACATTCTGCAATACAAAGTGACATGAATTCTTGTTagatgtataattattactcTACAGAGAAGCGTTTTAACATACAACTCTGTAATGTCCAAAtacaatttaattataaacaatttaatgcttataataaatatttgaactGTAATAACAACGGACATGCATTGACATGTGTTTAAGAAAGTCATATATTACTCAATTGATAAAAGTCACTTCTGTATTGTATAAAAGAACCaggtatttattattttatgtgATAAAACAATtctgaaattgtaatttaagATCTTATACAGCAATATGTTTGCTATGTaagatataaattaaaatgatgaaactaagaaaatatatatatatatatatatataatttgttgCAAGTTAGCAACTCTGCAGCTATGTGAATATCTAACAAAAGAATGAATTTAAATGATATCCCACAATCAAAGCATAGTACAAATATGTAAGATATCTGTAATCCATTTACGTTCTGGAGTATGACAAATGCAATTATAACAATTAAACCTTGAGGGTCTTGTTGTTTAGGAAAAAGCGATTGCTTActtaaaaagtttttcacttCAAATCATTTCTGTCAATCAACTATGGAACATGTACTATTTATAGTATcatgattttttcaccaaagaCGATGTCGTATATGACACGAACTTACTATTTCCaacatgttttcttttttcaacactttgaATAATGTTGGTCAACGCTAACAATGCAATAATCTATGCGGAATGTACATGAACATAAAATTCGaacgttataaaaaaaattccaaagatCTAATTTCTTAAATAGAATTAAGTACCTGCATATGTGAGAATataatttcgcaaaattatagtatatatatatatgcaaacCAAAGAATGTAAATCAGAGTTGAacttgtttcttatttttcattggtAAAAAGTTGTTAATATGCAACGTGCGTTAaatatatctacgatatctTACACACACGTATGATATAAATTGTTGACAATTGAGAGTCTTTAGtcaattttttagtaattattattaaatctAAAGCAAGCATGGAATCACGAATATCAATAACTATTgctaaaataatgaaaaaaaaacttatgaAAAGTATAAGAAATTTAAATGCAGTGCATTTTTATTCTGCAATTGGGATCTTCTGATCAATTAACAGAATTCCCACACAAGCCTTTCAATGACAAACGCATACttgtatattgaaaatatactcaaaatgaaaaaaaaaaaaatagttctCTATCCATTTTCCTTGTACAAATCCTAGTACAGCGCCTGTACATTTACAATCTTTTGGAGATATATGCGTATGCAACAGTTGAAAGTATTTAGGAAGTTATGAATTGGTAGATAATTTAGCGAGGATTTGCAAAATGTATcgtatatttcatttcatgttACAACTCTAATTTTTGTACAACAATAACAAGACTTCGAGGTATTGATGATTTTCCGATTCAATTACTCCTCCGAATTTTAACTCAGTCTGAACTAATTCACATTTAATATCTATTCGTctcttttttgtagaacatGAATATAGAAACCTGGATTTTTGATTTGATCTAGTGGCTTGAAGTCACCGTAGATGGTATGCTTTGCAGTATAGTGAAAAGCCTCATTCAGCATAtctcgaaaaattgaaagtctGTGAGGGTAATAAGATAATCTAAACTCACTTATGCGCTCAGAATTATGATCATTAGAAATTTCTCCATCACCTAAATCAATCAAGTAATCTAATGCTACTATAGCTGCTTTTCCGCTCACAAACAATATCGAGGTTTTAATGTCAGTCATATGTGAACTCTGAAACCAAAGGTTTAAGGTATTATAATGAATATTGCAAACTGATATCTTGGTCGAATTCCatcagtataaaaaaaaaagttatcagGAACTTACATTATAATATATGCATTTGGATGGAGTGAATCCTGTTGCAATTATATCATCATAGTTTCTGTGATCAATTAGTAACAATCCACCTGGCTTTACACAACGCTCAAAGTTTGCAAGTGCCTGCCTGGAATacaaaatgaattattttaaacgGTTTTCATAGTTGTGAttattgtatttatatatataatactgTAAATTCACAATGACTGAAGAAAGCATATTTAATTTCCAAACATGTAGCTCAAACTTGACGCTCTGATCTCTTtagaaaatgtttatttaaaaattgtggaAAGTAATCTTGTTTGTGTACTTTTGTTCCCTTTGATCTCCAAACGAGTCAGGCATGTGGGCAAAACTGTTTCCTAGACAGACAACAGCATCAAACCCTTCTCCAATTAAGTATCTAATGTCATCAGCTAGTGTTAACCAGTTTGCTTCTtcaataactgaaaaaaaatttctatttaaaaattatttgagaaGTGTTGAaactaaattaaaattttttctctgttcaGCTCTATGACTTTACGTACGTGCCAGAGTGATATAATacgtttcataaatttcacaaTGACTTCATATTTATGTTATTGCATAACGTTAGACAAGGAGATCAGATTTCTCATTTAACTCGCTAAAGCGATAGCCCATTGACCTTTTCCACTTTGGGAAAAATTAGTACCGTATCTGCGAATTATTCTTAGGCATATTTAATCTGTTTAACGTATGTTGCAATTTATTTTGCCACGTTGACTAGCTACCAAGATGAACTAGAGAtagttattgaaaatatgtgtaccattatttttatagatatCTGCATGcttttaaaattgattcttTGCAGTTTAACGTTTAAGTAAGTTTAGAATAACATCTTGAATCATCTGTAACTGGAGGTCATTCAAAGTTGTATTGATAGCAAAAATTTCTGTACTTGTTTCTGGAAGACAAATGTTACTTACTCCAATTATCAAAAGCTGATTCCTTGCGGCGTGCCCACCTGGCTTTCAGTGCATATTTTAACATTTTGTCTGATGCATCAACACTAACAACTTCAAATCCTTCTTCCAGAAGCATTATTGAATCTATTCCAGTTCCACAGGCAACATCAAGAATTCGCTGACAACCGTTTTGTCTTAACAAACTCACTATAAAGTCCTTGTAATTTTGGGTACGTGACTTTTGGTCACCAATGAAGACTTCCCATACCTTTGCCGCCTTACCATC contains:
- the LOC124307106 gene encoding glycine N-methyltransferase, producing the protein MVDSVFRTRSLGTAAEGVRDQYADGKAAKVWEVFIGDQKSRTQNYKDFIVSLLRQNGCQRILDVACGTGIDSIMLLEEGFEVVSVDASDKMLKYALKARWARRKESAFDNWIIEEANWLTLADDIRYLIGEGFDAVVCLGNSFAHMPDSFGDQREQKQALANFERCVKPGGLLLIDHRNYDDIIATGFTPSKCIYYNSSHMTDIKTSILFVSGKAAIVALDYLIDLGDGEISNDHNSERISEFRLSYYPHRLSIFRDMLNEAFHYTAKHTIYGDFKPLDQIKNPGFYIHVLQKRDE